CGCTTCTGTTGATTGTGCCTGTTCGTCTTGGGCTTTGCTATCTGCTTGTAATGCTTTTATTTTTTGATGTAGGCTTTCGCCGGTGAGAAGATCCAAATTTTTGCGCGCATATGTAAGAGCTTTCTCATCAACATCGCTGCCATATATTTTTTCTAGGTTGGTACTATAAAGAAAACCAAGAACGGTTAATAGATGGGCTCCACCGCAACAAGGGTCATAAATCGTTAAGTGATCTGTATTATTAAGAAAAGATAAGCACCTTGCCATAATCTCGCTTGCAATACGCACAGGAAAAGCAGGGGTTCTAGGAGCGTTGATTAATACCTTATCGCTAGAAAAATCACTATAATCTTTTTTTAAAGGTTCAAATTTAAATTTCATTTTTGCAGACTCTTTTCTAAAACTACTTTTTATTGGCTTTATATCCGATATGTAAAGCACAAGCTCCAAGCATAAATGTCGTATAAAAGGTATTTATAAACCCAGCTTGTTGAAACATTTGTTTAAGTTCTTTTACATGGACAAACTGTTGGGTGGTTTGTTGAAGATAGACATAATCTTTGCGATCGTTATGTTTTAATTTAGCAATAGTAGGAACGAGTTTAAAATAAAGATACCAAAAGGGATAAACTAGTTTATTTTCTGGTTGAGAAGTTTCTAAACATGCCACCATTCCTCCTGGTCTAACCACACGCTTCATTTCCTTTAATACTTGAGCAGCATCTGGCACATTGCGTAAACCAAAACCGATGGTTATTAAATCAAAGCTATTATCTTCAAAAGGAAGTGCCATTGCGTCTCCTTGTAATAAAGTTGTTTGCTTATCAACTTTAGCTTGCTTTATTTTTTTATCAGCGATTTCTAACATGTTTTGACTAAAGTCGAGCCCGACAACTTTTCCTGTGCTTCCGACCGTTTTGGCTAAATCAATGGTCCAATCACCTGTCCCACAACATAAATCAAGGGCTTGTTGCCCTGTTGTTAATGAAAGTTTAGTCATGGTTTTTTTGCGCCAACGTTTATGCATTCCTAAAGAAATGGCACTATTTGTAGTATCGTAAGTAGATGAAATACGATCAAAAAGCGCCTGCACTTTGGCTTCTGAATTTTTATTAGTGCGAGACATTTTCTGCTCCTTTAGTTGAATTTATCAGTAAGATTGTACCAAAACTAGGGTAAAACATAAATAAATTAGTTTTAGCTAAACGCATTTTAAAATAGAAGGAAATAAAAATGTAATGACCAGTAAACAAATTTGG
This region of Tetragenococcus osmophilus genomic DNA includes:
- a CDS encoding N-6 DNA methylase, with translation MKFKFEPLKKDYSDFSSDKVLINAPRTPAFPVRIASEIMARCLSFLNNTDHLTIYDPCCGGAHLLTVLGFLYSTNLEKIYGSDVDEKALTYARKNLDLLTGESLHQKIKALQADSKAQDEQAQSTEALNSAKRLAAMLLDTRAPQKESQCFQWDITKDSPTFSENVNVVITDLPYGNMTHWQGDSKESPTKRLLDNIYQTLDLNNSVVAIICNKKERIAHNSFTQVNRLKHGKRQIVILQPLIGL
- a CDS encoding demethylmenaquinone methyltransferase, which gives rise to MSRTNKNSEAKVQALFDRISSTYDTTNSAISLGMHKRWRKKTMTKLSLTTGQQALDLCCGTGDWTIDLAKTVGSTGKVVGLDFSQNMLEIADKKIKQAKVDKQTTLLQGDAMALPFEDNSFDLITIGFGLRNVPDAAQVLKEMKRVVRPGGMVACLETSQPENKLVYPFWYLYFKLVPTIAKLKHNDRKDYVYLQQTTQQFVHVKELKQMFQQAGFINTFYTTFMLGACALHIGYKANKK